Genomic DNA from Mycolicibacterium helvum:
ATCGGAGATGAGCCGGATTCCACGGACTTTCGTGCCAGCTTTGATGACCCCGCCACCGCCGCCCTTGACCTTCACGGTCGTCGCGACGATCACAGTGTCTCCGTCGGCGAGGACGTTGCCGACCGAGTCCTTGACCGCGGCCCCGGCGTGCACCGAATCGACATCGGACACCTCATCCGCCGACCATTCGTGACCGCACATCGGGCACACCAGGAGCGCCCCCTGCTCGTAGGTGAACGCCTCACCGCAGGCCGGGCACGGCGGCAACTGATCTGACATGTGGCGGATTCCTTGCTTGGGGGTGTGTCGCGGTCAGCGTTGACCACGTTAGAAACTAGCAGGTCACGACCATGAGGTACTTGACCAACGATTTCACCCATCGCGATATGAGACATCACGGCCGGCTGAACGTTGAACCGGAACTCGACCAGTTTGCGGCGCCGATAAACGTCCCAACAATGCGCGAGTGGTTGACAAGTACGGCCGTGGCGAACGTTGAGTGAGAACTCCCGCAGAAGAAGTGCGAGTGCGCCCCTGCGAGATTTCTCACTCAATGCAATATTGAAGTGTCGTGGAACCTCGAGGGGACAGATGATGGCAAACCGCTGGTCCGGAGTGACCATCGATTGCGTTGATCCCATTCGGATGTCGGCCTTTTGGGCCGCCCTGCTCGATATTCCAGCGTCGAGCGAGCACGGGGATGATCCGAACTGGGCGACTGTGGGCTCGCGCTCAGGGCCGTTTCCGCGACTCACCTTCCAGCGCGTACCCGAACCGAAAGCCGGAAAGGTACGCATCCACCTGGATGTGGAGGTCGATGAGATCGGCGCCGGCCGTCGGCAGATCGAGGAACTCGGCGGGCGCTTTACCGGCGTTCGGCATGACGACGACGAGGGGGTCGTACTGAACATGCTGGATCCCGAAGGACACGAGTTCTGCCTGGTCCAGTACTTCGACAGGCCCGCTGCTGAACATTGAACCGGAACTCGACGACATCGCGATTCACTGACACCGCTCCATCATTCAGACGCAGGGCGGAACATCGAGTAGACCACCGGCCCTTGCTCGATGGCCGTTGTTACCGTCACAGTGAATCCTGCGCGCTCATAGAGCCGAACGTTGCGTTCGTCTGATGTTTCCAAGGCGACACTGCTGGCACCGAGTCCGTCAATCACGGCCAGGCCAGTCTGGACCAGCGCACTCCCGAGACCTTCGCCCTGACTCCGTGGGTGTACACCGAGCGTGGCCAGACTCCAGGCGCTCTCCGGCGGAGTCGGAGTCTCTACCTGCGCAACGGCTGCAAGGCGCTGGCCATGCAACCTTGCCACCTGCTCCTGAAAGTCGGCGGTCGGGGGCGATGCAGCCGGAGGCAACAGCGCGATGACACCATGCATGTTGTCGCTGACGAGGACGACGCCCTGGTCCAGCGCGTAGCCCAGGTACAGCCGTTGAAGGCGTTCCAACCGATCCGCGTAACCATCCTCCGGAATAGACCATCGCGTCCAGGCATAGGCATCGAAGGCCGCGGCGAGTGTGCGGGCGGCGTCATCCAAATCCGCGGCTACAGCAGGTCTGATGTCGAATGCCATACTCACGCCTTCTGCTGCTGTCTAGACGTTGAACCGGAACTCGACCACGTCACCATCGGCCATGACGTAGTCCTTGCCCTCCATCCGGACCTTGCCCGCAGCTTTGGCCGCGGCCATCGTTCCGGCCTCCACCAAATCGTCGAAGGACACCACTTCGGCCTTGATGAAGCCCTTTTCGAAGTCGGTGTGGATCACGCCGGCCGCCTTGGGCGCGGTATCGCCCTGATGAATCGTCCACGCGCGGGCCTCTTTCGGCCCTGCAGTCAGGTAGGTCTGCAACTTCAACGTGTGAAAACCGGCCCGCGCCAACGCATCCAGCCCGCGTTCGGTCTGCCCGATCGACTCCAGCAGCTCGGCCGCGGACTCGTCGTCGAGCTCTTGAAGCTCCTCCTCGATCTTGGCGTCGAGGAACACCGCATCGGCCGGCGCAACCATCTCGCGCAATGACGCGATCCGTTCTGGGTCGGTGAGCACCGACTCATCACAGTTGAACACGTAGAGAAACGGCTTGGTGGTCAACAGGTTCAGCTCGCGCAGCAGCTCCGAATCCACCTTCTTGCCCGCGGCGAACATCGTTGTGCCGTCGTTCAGCACCTGCTGGGCAGCCACCGCCGCCTCGTGCACCGGCTTGCGGTCCTTGTTGTTGCGGGCTTCCTTCTCCAGCCGGGGCACCGCCTTCTCCAGCGTCTGCAGGTCGGCCAGGATCAGCTCGGTGTCGATCACCTCGATATCGGACTTCGGGTCCACCTTGCCGTCGACGTGGACGACGTCGTCGTCGGCGAACACCCGGACCACCTGACAGATCGCGTCACACTCACGGATGTTCGCCAGGAACTTGTTGCCCAGACCGGCCCCCTCGGAGGCACCCTTCACGATTCCGGCGATGTCGACGAAGGTGACCGGCGCGGGCAGGATCCGTTCGGAACCGAAGATCTCGGCCAGCTTGGTCAGCCGCGGATCCGGCAGCGGAACGACACCCTCGTTCGGCTCGATGGTGGCGAATGGATAGTTGGCTGCCAGCACGTTATTGCGGGTCAGCGCATTGAATAGGGTGGATTTCCCCACGTTGGGCAGACCGACGATTCCGAGGCTGAGGCTCACAGGGAACACAGTCTAGGAGAAAGCTCGCGCAGACCTGTCGGCTCGCGGCCCCGCCGACGGTCGACATTCGGTCGGAAACGGTACGGTCTACGTGTGTCAGCACAGCGAGCCAGGTCGTCGGTGGCGGCTACGAATCGCTCGGCGCATCCGAATCTCCCCGGCGTGCCCTGGTGGGGTGCCGTCCTGATTGCTGTGATCGCCACCACAATTGGGTTCGCATTCGACGCCGGCTCGAGCAATAAGGATCTCGGCAGCGTCTTCGCCGTCCTGTACGCCGTCGGGTGTGTCACTGCGGTACTGGCGGTCCGGCAGTCCAGCATCTTCACCGCCGTCATCCAGCCCCCGTTGATTCTGTTTGTCGCCGTGCCCAGTGCGTACTTCCTGTTCCATGGCGCCGCGTTCACCGGCATCAAGGACACCCTGATCAACTTCGGCTACCCCCTGATCGAGCGTTTCCCGCTGATGCTGTTCACGTCGGCGGGCGTGCTGTTGATCGGATTGGTGCGCTGGTATTTCGCGATGTCGAACCGATCGACAGCGCCGGCCGACCCCGCCGATACCGATGTCGAGTCCGATGCCGACGCAGCCCCCGGTCTGTTCGCCGGTTTGGCGGCCAAGTTCACCTCGGTCTTGGGCCGCGGCGACGTCGACGACGAAGACGTCGAGGAGGCACCCAAACACGGCATCGAACGTCCTGCCACCGCACGAAGGCAACCGCGGTCGAGCCGACCCGCCAAGCGTCCCGCCCCCACTCGCTCCCGGCACGCCCGTCCTCCACTGGAGGACATCACCGAGGTGCCGGAGCGTCCCCGCCGTTCGTCGACACGGCGTCGTCCAAGCCTGGACGACGATCCCGCCGCCCCCGACTTCGCCGAAGCCCCACGCCGCCGGCGTCAGCCGCGCGACGAAGGTGGCCGCACGCCACCACCGTCCCGGCGTGAGCCTCGGGAACCTCGTGAGACGCGCGAACCGCGGGTGCCTCGCGAACGCCGCGATCCGTACGGCGCGCCGCCACAGCGCAGCAGCCGGTTCGAGCCGTACGAGGCCTACCCGTCCTACGAGCCGTATCCGCCCTATGAGCCACCGCCCCGGCAACGGCCGCCGGGCAGGGCCAACGCCGACAGCGGCAGTCATCACCCGGTATCGCGCGTGCGGTATCGCGGCGAGGGCGAGGACGCTCCGCGTCCGCAGCCCCGGCCGCGTCGATCAAGTGAATGGGACGCTGAGTCCTGGCGCTCCGACCGCTGACTGCACGCTTAGCTGCGGGCGGGACGGATCTCCCGTGGAAGCGCGAACACCAGCGTCTCGTTAGCCGTGGTCACCGGCTGCACGGTGCCGTAGCCGTACTCGGCCAACCGGTCCAGCACCCCGCGGACCAGGATCTCGGGCACTGACGCCCCTGAAGTGACGCCAACTGTCGTGACCCCGGACAGCCAGGCGGAGTCGATGTCCTCGGCGTAATCGACCAGCTTGGCCGCGTTCGAACCGGCACCCAGAGCGACCTCGACCAGACGCACCGAGTTCGACGAGTTGCGTGAGCCGACCACGATCACCAGATCGCACTCCGGCGCCATCGCCTTCACCGCGCCCTGGCGGTTCTGGGTGGCGTAGCAGATGTCGTCGCTGGGCGGGTCCTGCAGCGTCGGGAACTTCTCCCGCAGCCGGCGCACCGTCTCCATGGTCTCGTCGACGCTCAGTGTGGTCTGGGACAGCCAGATGACCTTGTTCGGATCGCGGACGGTGACCTTGTCGACGGCGTCCGGGTTGTCGACGACCTGCACATGGTCGGGCGCCTCACCGGCGGTCCCGACCACCTCCTCGTGGCCTTCGTGGCCGACCAGCAGGATGTCGTAGTCGTCGCGGGCGAACCGCTTGGCCTCGTTGTGCACCTTGGTGACCAGCGGGCAGGTGGCGTCGATGGTCTTCAGATTGCGGGCGGCGGCCTCTTCGTGGACCGTCGGCGCGACGCCGTGGGCGGAGAACACGACGATGGCGCCCTCGGGCACCTCGTCGGTCTGCTCGACGAACACCGCGCCCGCCTTGGCCAGGGTGTCCACCACGTAGCGGTTGTGCACGATCTCGTGCCGCACGTAGACCGGGGCGCCATGCTTCTCCAGCGCGCGCTCGACGGTCTCGACGGCCCGGTCTACCCCGGCGCAGTAGCCACGAGGTTCGGCTAGCAGCACTCGCTTGCCTGCCGCGCCCGCGGTAACCGAGCTGGCGGCACCGGGAATCCCCATGTTGACGGTAGGCGGCATGGTTTCCAGGGTACGTTCCCGCAACGTAGCGGGGCCAGCCGTAGGCTGTCTGCCATGGCAACAGCACCATATGGGGTTCGTCTGCTGGTCGGCGCCGCCGTGACCGCCATCGAGGAAACCCGCAAGCTGCCCCAAACCATCCTGATGTACCCGATGACGGTGGCGAGCAACATCGCGCACATCGTGATGAAGGTGCAGCAAGACCTGGCCGACCTGGTGATCAAGGGCGACTCCGCGTTGGAGAACATCTTCCCGCCCAAGGACGAACAGCCCGAGTGGGCGACGTTCGACGAGGACGTCGCCGACGACGACGGACCCCTGCTCGACGGCGAGCGCCTCACCGAGGGCCGGTTCGCCCTGTACACGGTGACCGACGGGGTAGAGACCAAGTCCCAGGGGACCCCGCCGTCAGTGGCGACGCAGACCGCCAGCGCGCCGGAGATCGCCGAAGAACTCGACTACGAGTCGCTGACCCTGGCTCAGCTGCGCGCCCGCCTGCAGTCGCTGAGCGTCGCCGATCTCGAGGCGCTGCTGGCCTACGAGGAAGCCTCCAAGGCCCGCGCACCATTCCAGACTCTGCTGGCCAACAGGATCACCCGCGCGTCCGCCAAGTGACCACTGCCCAGGCCAACTCGCCGGAGAACCCCTACCCGGTCCGTGCGGTGGCCATCCGGGTGGCCGGCTGGATCGACAAGCTGGGCACCGTGTGGGTCGAGGGTCAGCTGACCCAGATCAACGTGCGCAACTCGACGGCCTACATGGTGCTGCGCGATCCCGCGGCCAACATGTCGCTGGACATCAGCTGCCCGCGTGATCTGGTGCACGCCGCGCCGGTGAAGCTCACCGAAGGCACCCAGGTCGTGGTCTGCGGTAAACCGACCTTCTATACGGTACGCGGCTCATTTTCCTTGCGGGTCAGCGATATTCGTGCCGTCGGCGTCGGCGAGCTGCTGGCCCGCATCGAGCGGCTGCGCAAGCTGCTCGAGGCCGAGGGCCTCTTCGACCCGCGCCTCAAACGCCCGTTACCGTTCCTGCCATCGACCGTCGGACTGATCACCGGGCGGGCCAGCGCGGCCGAGCACGATGTGACGACGGTGGCTTCGGCGCGCTGGCCGGCAGTGCGGTTGGCGATCCGCAACACCGCCGTGCAGGGTGTGAATGCGGTGGCGCAGATCGTGGAAGCGCTAGCGGCGTTGGACGCCGACCCCGACGTCGATGTCATCGTGATCGCGCGCGGCGGCGGCAGCGTGGAGGATCTACTGCCGTTCTCCGACGAGACGCTGTGCCGCGCGATCGCCGCCTGCACCACGCCGGTGGTCAGTGCGGTTGGCCACGAGCCGGACAATCCGCTGTGCGACCTGGTTGCCGACCTGCGCGCGGCCACCCCCACCGACGCCGCCAAGAAGGTGGTGCCCGACGCCGTCGCCGAGCTGGCTCTGGTCTCCGAGCTGCGGCAGCGCAGTGCCCAGGCGCTGCGCAACTGGGTCGGCCGTGAGCAGCGCACCCTGACCCACCTGCGCAGCCGCCCGGTGCTCGCCGACCCGCTGCGCGGGCTGACCCAGCGCACCGAGGAGATCGAGCGTGCCCGGTCTGCAATACGCCGTGACGTCAACCGGCTGGTCGCGGCCGAATCCGATCGGATTGGCCACTTGGCCGCGCGGCTGGCAACGCTGGGCCCGGCGGCGACGCTGGCTCGCGGCTACGCCGTGGTGCAGACGGCGGACGGCGACATTCTGCGAACACGCGCCGACGCGCCGGCCGGAACCCGGCTGCGCATCCGGGTCGGCGACGGCGCGATCGGCGCCACCAGTACGGGCCCGACGGATGGAGCCGCATGACAAAGCCAACTGAACCAGATGAAACGAAGCCCATTAGTAAGCTCGGTTATGAAGAGTGCCGAGACGAGTTGATCGACGTCGTTCGAGTGCTCGAGCAAGGTGGGCTCGATCTTGATTCGTCGCTGAAACTGTGGGAACGGGGCGAGGAACTGGCCCGACGCTGCGAAGAGCACTTAGCCGGAGCCCGCAAACGCATCGAAGATGCGTTGGGCGCCCGCGACGACGCCGAGGACTGATTCCGGCCGGGCCGATTACCTGCAATATTGGAAAACTGGAACGTGTTTCAGTTATCCTGCCCGCCATGGGTGATGCCACGCTGACCACTGACCTCGGCCGTGTCCTGGTGACCGGCGGCGCCGGGTTCGTCGGCGCCAACCTGGTGACCGAGCTGCTCGAGCGCGGTCACTTCGTCCGGGCTTTCGATCGCGCAGCATCGCCGCTGCCGCCACACGAGCGGCTCGAGGTGATCCAAGGCGACATCTGCGACACCGCCACTGTGGCCGCCGCGGTCGAGGGCATCGACACGGTCTTCCACACCGCCGCGATCATCGACCTGATGGGCGGGGCGTCGGTCACCGACGAGTACCGCAAGCGCAGCTTTGACGTCAATGTCGGTGGCACCAAGAACCTGGTCCACGCCGGACAGACCGCCGGGGTCAAGCGCTTCGTCTACACCGCATCCAACAGCGTGGTCATGGGTGGCCAGCGCATCGTCAACGGCGACGAAACCCTGCCGTACACCGCACGATTCAACGATCTCTACACCGAGACCAAGGTGACGGCCGAGAAGTTCGTGCTCAGCCAGAACGGCGCGGACGGCCTGCTGACCTGTTCGATCCGCCCCAGCGGCATCTGGGGCCGCGGCGATCAGACCATGTTCCGCAAGCTGTTCGAGCGGGTGATCGCCGGCCACGTCAAGGTTCTGGTCGGCAACAAGGACGCCAAGCTGGACAACTCTTACGTGCACAATCTGGTGCACGGATTCATCCTCGCCGCAGAGCATTTGGTGCCTGATGGCAGCGCACCCGGCCAGGCGTACTTCATCAACGATGGCGAACCGATCAACATGTTCGACTTCTCCCGGCCGGTCGTCGAGGCCTGCGGCGAGAAGTGGCCGACGTTCTGGATCCCCGGCGGCCTGGTCCACGCCGTGCTGACCGGCTGGCAGTGGCTGCACTTCAAGTTCGGACTCCCCCAGCCGCCGCTGGAACCGCTTGCAGTGGAACGGGTGTCGATCGACAACTACTTCTCCATCGACAAGGCCCGCCGCGACCTCGGGTATGCGCCGCTGTACACCACCGAACAAGCTCTCAAAGAATGCCTGCCCTACTACACCGAGCTCTACGCGGAGATGAAGGGCTAGAACGTCGCGTTTTTGATGACCTGACCGTAGGCGGCCTTCTGTTCGCTGGTCAGTGTCGGAGCGAAGACGACGACGATGTCCTCAACCTGCAGCATGTTGGGCACCGCCGCGGCGTAGAGCTCCGCGCGGCCGGTGCTAGGAAATTTCAGGATCGACACCGTGTCGGTGTCGGTCGCCTGCAGGCAGCCCGCCTCCGGACAGGTCGAGGCCGTCGTGTCTCGCGGATTCGACGCCGGAAGATTGGCCTTGGTGATGGCACCCAGGACGGCCGCAACGGAGACGTCGTTGAGCATCACCGCGCCGCCGCCTGGCGTACTCGGAGCCGGGCCATGGGAGTCGCGGGCACCACACCCAGAAAGAGCCGCGGCCAGCAGGAGGAGGACGGCCCCGCCGAACCGTGTCGGATGGCTCACGGCAGCAGCCGTGCGATCGTCGCGAGATAGCCATCGCACTGCGCGGGCGTCAGCGGAGGCGCAAATTCGACGACGATGTTGGCGAACCTCGGCTGCCGACGAGACATCGCATACCACTTGGCGCGAGGCACAGTCGCGAACGATTTGACGCGCATGGTGTCGGTGACGAGTGCCTGCTGACATCCGGCGGTAGGACACTCCTGAGCGGTGGTGTCGATTGGGTTGGGCTCCGCGACACCCTGAGCCACGAGCGCCGCCACCAAACCTGCCGCGGTCAGCGGCTCATGACCGCTCGTCGCATGCGCCGACGGCTGTTGCAGAGCGGTCAGCCCCACCGCCAGGAAGGCCGCGACGAGCACTTGATATTTAGGCGGCACGTTTCGAGAGTAACCATCGGGTCGATCCTCGCCGCTGGCGCGCGTCCGTAGACTCGGCGGCCGTGTTCAACTGTCGGATAGCCGCACTACTCGCGGTGTTGACCGCACTGGCAGTACTGGTGGGCTGCTCAGCCAGTGTGCCGGACCGCACCGCCGAGGCCCAGTCGCTCGCCGGACAGATCCGCGGGTTACCGGGCGCGCTCACAGTCACCACCGATACTGCACACAGCCAAGCCCAGGGCATGGTCTACTTCCGCCTCTACGTCGACGTCTCCGACGGGGTCACCGGCGACCAGGCCGCCGACATCACCACGCGGTATCTGCGCGATATCGGCGGCGGCAAGTACACCGGGTACCGGGTCGAGCTGGACCTGCGACGTGGCTGGAATCTTTTCGCAGTCGACAGCGGCAGACTGCCGATCGCCAACCGCGACGAGATCGTCGCACAGGCCCGCGACTGGGTGGCGCTGCGGAGCGAATTCCCCAGCGCCACAGTCACAATGCGAGCCACTGTCGTTCACCCCGGCGGACAGCTGACCGCTCAGGAGGCGGGCCATTCCAATCTCGCGACCCTCGAACTCGCCGACACCGCCGGCTACTTGTCCGTCAGCGCCGCCGCGCGCACCCTCGCCGAGCGGTTCCCGCGCCTGGCACTGCTCGACTGGACCATCGACGCCGGCAAGGAGCATCCCGCAGAGATCGCGACGTCACGACGATTCCCCACCGCAGCCGAGCTGGAGGTGTTCGACCAGCTCAATGTCGATCAGTCGATCCCCCACATCGACCGGCTGCGGATCAACGATCCAGTGACGCCGCCGGTGTGGTTCTCGGAGAAGACCACCGCTTCGCACGACATTGCCGTGGCGTCGCAGCTGGCCCAGGCCCACCTCCCGATCGTTGCCGGACTGCCGGCCCCAGTCCTCTACAGCGCCAGCGACCAGTTATCCGGGCACATCGGCGGACGCGGATTCGCCCGCGGCCCAGTGGTGATCACCGTCGGGGGATGCACGAGGCACGACCCCCTGGTGTATCTGCCGATTCCGCAGGAACGGCAGCTGATCACCACATACGAGAAGTGTTCGTCCTGAGTAGCCCGGTTCGCGAATTGTTGGCAAGAAGCGCCATGCCCTCTGCTCAGTTGGCCTAGCGTCGGAAGATGTCTGCAGGAAAGCCCAATATCGTGGTCATCTGGGGCGACGACATCGGCATCTCCAACCTCAGCTGCTACAGCGACGGGATGATGGGCTACCGCACGCCCAACATCGACCGCATCGCCGCTGAGGGCATGCGCTTCACCGACTCCTACGGCGAGCAGAGCTGCACGGCCGGCCGCGCGGCGTTCATCAGCGGCCAGAGCGTGTACCGCACCGGGATGAGCAAGGTCGGTGTGCCCGGCGTCGACATCGGCTGGGCCGCCGAAGACCCGACGATCCCCGAGTTGCTCAAACCGCTGGGGTACGCCACCGGTCAGTTCGGCAAGAACCATTTCGGTGATCTGAACAAGTATCTGCCGACCGTGCACGGGTTCGACGAGTTCTACGGCAACCTGTACCACCTCAACGCCGAAGAAGAACCGGAGAACTTCGACTACCCGCACAAGGACCAGTTCCCTCGGCTGTATGAACTGGCGCTGCCCCGCGGTGTGCTTGACTGCCAGGCCACCGATGAGGTGTCAGCAGAACCCGATGACCCGAAGTTCGGGCCGATCGGCAAGCAGACCATCGTCGACACCGGGCCGCTGACCGCCAAACGGATGGAGACGATCGACGACGACATCGCCGATCGCACGGTCGATTACATCCGCCGCCAACACGCGGCAGGAACCCCGTTCTTTGTCTGGTGCAACTTCACCCATATGCACCTCTACACACATCTCAAACCCGGCAGCAAGGGCCAGGCCGGCAGGTGGCAGTCCGAGTACCACGACGCGATGATCGACCACGACAAGAATGTCGGCACAGTGCTCGACGCCCTAGACGAACTCGGCATCGCCGAGGACACCATCGTCATCTACTCGACCGATAACGGGCCGCATCGCAACAGCTGGCCCGATGCCGGCACCACACCGTTCCGCAGCGAGAAGAACACCAACTGGGAGGGCGCCTACCGGGTGCCTGAGATGATCCGCTGGCCCGGAAAGATCAAGGCCGGCAGCGTTTCCAACGAGATCATCCAGCATCACGACTGGCTGCCGACTTTGGTCGCCGCGGCCGGTGACCCCGATGTCGTGGAGAACCTCAAGAAGGGCTACCGGATCGGGGACATCGAATACAAAGTGCACATCGACGGGTTCAACCTGCTGCCGTACCTGATGGGCGAAGTCGAGAACAGCCCCAGACGGGGGTTCTTCTATTTCAACGACGATGCCCAACTGGTGGCGATGCGCTTCGAGAACTGGAAGATCGTCTTCGCCGAACAGCGCTGCCGGGGCACGCTACAAACCTGGTCCGAGCCGTTCACCGAGCTGCGGGTGCCGAAGTTGTTCAACCTGCGCACCGATCCGTTCGAGTACGCCGACATCACGTCGAACACCTACTACGAGTGGTTCCTGCGGCGCGACTTCTTCGTCATCTACGCGACGGCGATGGCATCGGCGTTCCTGGATACATTCAAGGAATTTCCGCCCCGACACGAACCGGCGAGCTTCTCCATCAACCAGATCGTGCAGAAGCTCGAAGCCTTCCTGGCGAGCGACTAGATGCTGGACTCCTGGCACGACGGGCCCACCAAGTCCGCGATCGTCGAGTTCGTGGCAGCCGCGGTCGACGCGGTGGAGCCAGAAGAACGCATCGCCGTGTTCGACAACGACGGCACCCTGTGGTGTGAGAAGCCGGCCTACATCCAGCTCGACTTCCTGGTGCGCCGGATCGCCGAACAGGTGGTGGCCGATCCCAGCCTGGGCGTCAACCAGCCCTATACCGCCGCGGCCGCCGGTGATCTGGCCTGGTTCGGGGACGCCGTCACCAAACACTACAACGGTGACGATTCCGACCTGAAACTGCTTGCCGGGGCTGTTCTTTCGGCCAACGCCACGATCACCACCGAGGAGCATGCCGCCCGGGTGCACGCGTTCTTTGCCGACGCCACGCATCCGAGCTTGGGTCGGGCGTACACCGCGTGCGGGTACGCACCGATGGTCGAGTTATTGCGCTACCTCGAGTCATTTGGCTTCACCAACTACATCGTGTCCGGCGGTGGTCGCGACTTCATGCGACCCGTCACGACGACGATGTACGGCATCCCACCGGAGCGCGTGATCGGCAGTTCGGTCGGGCTGATCTTCGCCAACGGTGAGCTGCTGACTACCGCGCAACCGGAATTCCTCAACGATGGGCCGGTCAAACCGGTCCGGATCTGGGGGCGGGTTGGCCGGCGGCCGATCCTCGCGGTCGGAAACTCCAACGGCGACATCGAGATGCTGCAGTACACCGCGGCCGGACCCGGCCCGTCGCTGGCGATGTTGGTCTCCCACGACGACGCCGACCGCGAATTCGCTTACACCGCAGGCGCAGAGAAAGCGCTGGACCACGCCGAGAAGTTCGGCTGGACGCGGGCCAGCATGCGCGACGACTGGCGAACCGTCTTCAGTGGCTGACCCAGAGCTGGTTCGGATTCCCGGGCAGACGGCCGTACTGGGATCTGACCGGCACTCCCCCGAGGAAGCCCCGGCCCGGTCCGTGACCGTCGACGAATTTTGGATTGGGGCCCGTCCGGTCACCAACTCGGACTTCGCCGAATTCGTCTCGGCCACCGGCTATCTCACCGTTGCCGAACGACCGGTGAACCCAGACGACTATCCCGGCGCACCCGCCGCCAACCTGCAGCCGGGCTCAATGGTGTTCCGTCGCACCAGCGGACCCGTCGACCTGCGCCACCTCAGCCAGTGGTGGATCTGGACTCCCGGCGCCTCGTGGCACCACCCGCTTGGGCCGAACTCGTCGATCGCCAAGCGGGCCGCGCATCCCGTTGTCCACGTCGCCTACGAGGACGCCGAGGCGTACGCGGCCTGGGTGGGGCTGTCCCTGCCCAGCGAAGCCGAATGGGAGACCGCGGCACGTGGCGGCCTCGACCAGACCGATTACACCTGGGGCGAGCGACCCGAAGGTCCGGGCCAGCGTCTAGCGAACTATTGGCACGGCGAATTCCCCTGGCGCCCCGAGCCCGGCTACGGACGCACCACCGAGGTCGGCACCTTCCCGCCCAACGGCTACGGACTGTTCGACATGGCCGGCAACGTGTGGGAATGGACATCCGACTGGTACACCGGCACCCGCGACGGTGACCCATGCTGCGAAGCAGGCAGTTACGACCCGGCGCAACCGCAATTCAAGGTCCCTCGCAAGGTCATCAAGGGCGGCTCGTTCCTGTGCGCGGACAGCTATTGCATGCGCTATCGCCCCGCCGCGCGCCGGCCGCAGATGATCGACACCGGCATGAGCCACATCGGCTTCCGCTGCGCGAAGCGATAGAACCGGTACCCCGCCCGTGCTTCACTAGGACGCGTTCTATCCGCTGAAGGGAGCTCGATGTCCGACGCTGTACTGGTAACCGGCGCATTCGGGTTGGTGGGAAGCGCGACGGTCAAGCAGTTGGCGGCCGCAGGCCGTCATGTGGTGGCCACCGACCTC
This window encodes:
- the xseA gene encoding exodeoxyribonuclease VII large subunit translates to MTTAQANSPENPYPVRAVAIRVAGWIDKLGTVWVEGQLTQINVRNSTAYMVLRDPAANMSLDISCPRDLVHAAPVKLTEGTQVVVCGKPTFYTVRGSFSLRVSDIRAVGVGELLARIERLRKLLEAEGLFDPRLKRPLPFLPSTVGLITGRASAAEHDVTTVASARWPAVRLAIRNTAVQGVNAVAQIVEALAALDADPDVDVIVIARGGGSVEDLLPFSDETLCRAIAACTTPVVSAVGHEPDNPLCDLVADLRAATPTDAAKKVVPDAVAELALVSELRQRSAQALRNWVGREQRTLTHLRSRPVLADPLRGLTQRTEEIERARSAIRRDVNRLVAAESDRIGHLAARLATLGPAATLARGYAVVQTADGDILRTRADAPAGTRLRIRVGDGAIGATSTGPTDGAA
- a CDS encoding exodeoxyribonuclease VII small subunit; protein product: MTKPTEPDETKPISKLGYEECRDELIDVVRVLEQGGLDLDSSLKLWERGEELARRCEEHLAGARKRIEDALGARDDAED
- a CDS encoding 3-beta-hydroxysteroid dehydrogenase — its product is MLPAMGDATLTTDLGRVLVTGGAGFVGANLVTELLERGHFVRAFDRAASPLPPHERLEVIQGDICDTATVAAAVEGIDTVFHTAAIIDLMGGASVTDEYRKRSFDVNVGGTKNLVHAGQTAGVKRFVYTASNSVVMGGQRIVNGDETLPYTARFNDLYTETKVTAEKFVLSQNGADGLLTCSIRPSGIWGRGDQTMFRKLFERVIAGHVKVLVGNKDAKLDNSYVHNLVHGFILAAEHLVPDGSAPGQAYFINDGEPINMFDFSRPVVEACGEKWPTFWIPGGLVHAVLTGWQWLHFKFGLPQPPLEPLAVERVSIDNYFSIDKARRDLGYAPLYTTEQALKECLPYYTELYAEMKG
- a CDS encoding arylsulfatase, whose amino-acid sequence is MSAGKPNIVVIWGDDIGISNLSCYSDGMMGYRTPNIDRIAAEGMRFTDSYGEQSCTAGRAAFISGQSVYRTGMSKVGVPGVDIGWAAEDPTIPELLKPLGYATGQFGKNHFGDLNKYLPTVHGFDEFYGNLYHLNAEEEPENFDYPHKDQFPRLYELALPRGVLDCQATDEVSAEPDDPKFGPIGKQTIVDTGPLTAKRMETIDDDIADRTVDYIRRQHAAGTPFFVWCNFTHMHLYTHLKPGSKGQAGRWQSEYHDAMIDHDKNVGTVLDALDELGIAEDTIVIYSTDNGPHRNSWPDAGTTPFRSEKNTNWEGAYRVPEMIRWPGKIKAGSVSNEIIQHHDWLPTLVAAAGDPDVVENLKKGYRIGDIEYKVHIDGFNLLPYLMGEVENSPRRGFFYFNDDAQLVAMRFENWKIVFAEQRCRGTLQTWSEPFTELRVPKLFNLRTDPFEYADITSNTYYEWFLRRDFFVIYATAMASAFLDTFKEFPPRHEPASFSINQIVQKLEAFLASD
- a CDS encoding HAD family hydrolase, translated to MLDSWHDGPTKSAIVEFVAAAVDAVEPEERIAVFDNDGTLWCEKPAYIQLDFLVRRIAEQVVADPSLGVNQPYTAAAAGDLAWFGDAVTKHYNGDDSDLKLLAGAVLSANATITTEEHAARVHAFFADATHPSLGRAYTACGYAPMVELLRYLESFGFTNYIVSGGGRDFMRPVTTTMYGIPPERVIGSSVGLIFANGELLTTAQPEFLNDGPVKPVRIWGRVGRRPILAVGNSNGDIEMLQYTAAGPGPSLAMLVSHDDADREFAYTAGAEKALDHAEKFGWTRASMRDDWRTVFSG
- a CDS encoding formylglycine-generating enzyme family protein; the encoded protein is MADPELVRIPGQTAVLGSDRHSPEEAPARSVTVDEFWIGARPVTNSDFAEFVSATGYLTVAERPVNPDDYPGAPAANLQPGSMVFRRTSGPVDLRHLSQWWIWTPGASWHHPLGPNSSIAKRAAHPVVHVAYEDAEAYAAWVGLSLPSEAEWETAARGGLDQTDYTWGERPEGPGQRLANYWHGEFPWRPEPGYGRTTEVGTFPPNGYGLFDMAGNVWEWTSDWYTGTRDGDPCCEAGSYDPAQPQFKVPRKVIKGGSFLCADSYCMRYRPAARRPQMIDTGMSHIGFRCAKR